A genomic segment from Cyanobium sp. NIES-981 encodes:
- a CDS encoding YihY/virulence factor BrkB family protein gives MGEADLRQNRSHRLLRPWQVFLQASKLWFRHDCVDLSAAFAYHAMQSLFPIVLIALSLAARVLGQDEGLVERVLSGARQVLPGSAMPAVTAGLNAFLRQGVGAGLLGVLVLVLTASNAYLTLQRGADRLWWDRPFGLEGLPWLQLVLRYCRLRLKALGLMALMALVIVLDRVATSWRLPGSPALVELFPRIFPRVLDLQRPFSSGLDLLSTLGFSLLAALLLLWMLPSRRVSWRNLLPGAAFLASAFTLLNLLLGRVLVVLGVRFQAYGLVGGVLVFGLWVWMIGVLIYYSQCLSVVLSRPGRAPVDPRS, from the coding sequence GTGGGCGAAGCTGATCTGCGGCAGAACCGATCGCACCGGCTGCTGCGCCCGTGGCAGGTGTTCCTCCAGGCCTCGAAACTCTGGTTTCGGCATGACTGTGTGGATCTCAGCGCCGCTTTCGCTTACCACGCGATGCAGTCGCTGTTCCCGATTGTGCTGATCGCCCTCTCCCTGGCCGCCAGGGTCCTGGGCCAGGATGAAGGATTGGTGGAGCGGGTGCTGAGCGGAGCTCGGCAGGTGCTGCCCGGTTCCGCCATGCCTGCGGTCACAGCCGGTCTGAATGCTTTCCTGCGCCAGGGTGTGGGCGCTGGGCTGCTCGGCGTGCTCGTGCTGGTGCTCACCGCCAGCAATGCCTACCTGACGCTGCAACGCGGGGCGGATCGCCTGTGGTGGGACAGGCCGTTCGGACTTGAAGGGCTTCCCTGGCTGCAGCTGGTGCTGCGCTACTGCCGCTTGCGGCTCAAAGCCCTGGGCCTGATGGCTCTGATGGCCCTCGTGATTGTGCTGGACCGTGTGGCCACCAGCTGGCGGTTGCCGGGCTCTCCGGCGCTGGTGGAGCTGTTCCCCAGGATTTTCCCGCGGGTCCTCGACCTCCAGCGTCCTTTCAGTTCGGGTTTGGACCTGCTCTCCACCCTGGGGTTCAGCCTGCTGGCTGCCCTGTTGCTGCTCTGGATGCTGCCCTCGCGGCGGGTCTCCTGGCGCAATCTGCTTCCTGGAGCGGCCTTCCTCGCTTCGGCTTTCACCCTCCTGAACCTGCTGCTGGGCCGTGTGCTGGTGGTGCTGGGGGTGCGTTTCCAGGCCTACGGGCTGGTGGGGGGGGTGTTGGTCTTCGGCCTGTGGGTCTGGATGATCGGCGTGCTGATCTACTACTCCCAGTGCCTCAGCGTGGTGTTGAGCCGACCCGGCAGGGCGCCGGTGGATCCTCGATCCTGA
- a CDS encoding TolC family protein has product MKHTGSKAPTRLAQAEPPSPAGGADPEATAAEPPKQALPFAPDVKGTRPRVKPELVAPAANELQPAVEDLPAPDSLALPTKPEQVVIEELRPLSLQQVENLAEVNNPNLKAIASQVDQAQSNLRAQIALWYPNLNLDANALPTYTTGQQRSNLAGGGTQVSNQDRWAAGVAITAQWALINPQRNPTIAAARDQFERAKYQYVIALRDLRLQAAQAYFSLQETDDQVRIGQQSVRASLVSLRDSRARFQAGVATRLEVLEAETQLARDQQLLTTALAQQSIARRSLASLLDLPQNVTPTAADPSRVLGVWQPSLQESIVAAYAFREELDQVLLDVSIANSQANIALGETQPFLNVFAGFQSDWFNANAGSGGGGISSGSSYDTSVGLSLRWSLFDGGASSAQARQSRQRAQENTFRFAERRDSIRREVEESFYNLDKNNRNITTTAREVISARESLRLARLRFQAGVTTQREVVDNQRDLTQAEVRYAQAITEYNVNLAELRRRTGLDQITTCPAQALSPIKPEPAADIPVEPTPLLPACQASNPGPV; this is encoded by the coding sequence GTGAAGCACACCGGATCCAAAGCCCCCACCCGTCTGGCCCAGGCCGAACCGCCTTCCCCAGCCGGCGGGGCTGATCCTGAGGCCACCGCGGCGGAGCCGCCCAAACAGGCCCTCCCCTTCGCGCCGGACGTGAAGGGAACCCGTCCGCGGGTCAAGCCCGAGCTGGTCGCTCCGGCCGCCAATGAACTGCAACCCGCGGTCGAGGATCTCCCCGCGCCCGACTCCCTCGCCCTGCCGACCAAGCCGGAGCAGGTGGTGATCGAGGAGCTGCGTCCGCTGAGCCTGCAGCAGGTGGAGAACCTGGCCGAGGTCAACAACCCCAACCTCAAGGCCATCGCCAGCCAGGTGGATCAGGCCCAGAGCAACCTGCGTGCCCAGATCGCTCTCTGGTATCCCAACCTCAACCTCGACGCCAACGCGCTGCCCACCTACACGACCGGGCAGCAGCGCAGCAACCTGGCGGGAGGCGGAACCCAGGTGAGCAACCAGGATCGCTGGGCGGCAGGCGTGGCGATCACGGCCCAGTGGGCGCTGATCAACCCCCAGCGCAACCCCACCATCGCCGCCGCCCGGGACCAGTTCGAGCGGGCGAAGTATCAGTACGTGATCGCCCTGAGGGATCTGCGCCTGCAGGCTGCCCAGGCCTACTTCTCCCTGCAGGAGACCGATGATCAGGTGCGCATCGGCCAGCAGTCGGTGCGGGCCTCCCTGGTGAGCCTGCGGGATTCGCGGGCCCGCTTCCAGGCTGGCGTGGCCACCCGGCTGGAGGTATTGGAGGCCGAGACCCAGCTGGCCCGTGATCAGCAGCTGCTCACCACGGCCCTGGCGCAGCAGTCGATCGCCCGCCGGTCCCTCGCCTCCCTGCTGGACCTGCCCCAGAACGTGACCCCCACAGCTGCGGACCCCTCCCGGGTGCTGGGGGTGTGGCAGCCCTCCCTCCAGGAGAGCATCGTGGCCGCCTATGCGTTCAGGGAGGAATTGGATCAGGTGCTGCTCGATGTCTCGATCGCCAACAGCCAGGCCAACATCGCCCTCGGCGAAACCCAGCCCTTCCTCAACGTCTTCGCCGGCTTCCAGAGCGATTGGTTCAACGCCAATGCAGGCTCTGGAGGTGGGGGGATCAGCTCCGGCAGCTCCTACGACACCTCGGTGGGTCTGAGTCTGCGGTGGAGTCTCTTTGACGGAGGCGCCTCCTCGGCCCAGGCTCGCCAGAGCCGCCAGCGGGCCCAGGAGAACACCTTCCGCTTCGCTGAGCGCCGGGATTCCATCCGCCGGGAAGTGGAGGAGAGCTTCTACAACCTCGACAAGAACAACCGCAACATCACCACCACGGCCCGGGAAGTGATCTCGGCCCGGGAGTCTCTGCGCCTCGCCCGCCTGCGCTTCCAGGCCGGCGTCACCACCCAGCGGGAAGTGGTGGACAACCAGCGCGACCTCACCCAGGCGGAGGTGCGCTACGCCCAGGCCATCACCGAATACAACGTGAACCTGGCGGAGCTGCGCCGCAGGACCGGGCTCGACCAGATCACCACCTGCCCCGCCCAGGCGTTGTCGCCGATCAAGCCGGAACCCGCAGCGGACATTCCGGTTGAGCCCACGCCGCTGCTGCCGGCCTGCCAGGCCTCCAATCCGGGACCCGTCTGA
- a CDS encoding DUF2834 domain-containing protein: MTPPEPPAASVPPPTPWLRWVYLVLAIAGAVLPWLANLAYIKEYGGSFDLVQFIQLANVNPAAASLSRDLAIGSTAVVIWMVHEARRLQVRGLAIVLLTCVTVAFACGAPLFLYLRERRLAELARS, from the coding sequence ATGACCCCCCCCGAGCCCCCCGCCGCCAGCGTTCCGCCTCCCACGCCCTGGCTGCGCTGGGTCTACCTGGTGCTGGCCATCGCCGGAGCCGTGCTGCCCTGGCTTGCCAACCTGGCCTACATCAAGGAGTACGGCGGCAGTTTCGATCTCGTCCAGTTCATCCAGCTGGCCAACGTCAATCCGGCGGCGGCATCCCTGTCCCGCGATCTGGCCATTGGATCCACAGCAGTGGTGATCTGGATGGTGCACGAGGCCCGCCGGCTGCAGGTTCGCGGGCTTGCCATCGTGTTGCTCACCTGTGTCACGGTGGCGTTCGCCTGTGGCGCGCCGCTGTTCCTGTATCTGCGCGAGCGGCGGCTCGCTGAGCTGGCGCGCTCGTGA
- a CDS encoding BCD family MFS transporter, producing MRVASDRPQLAQTGSLGLAGTLRLGLFQGCLGCLAVIFAGMLNRVMISELGFPALWVGGALAFEQFVAPARVLVGQVSDGYPLAGRHRLPYIWLGSLAFCGLAVLSIPLIFQVAALLQADDSSRLAGGVLALCGLFAAYGLAISLASTPYLALVIDRTTEQERPRAVGIIWCLLTVGIVVGAISIAIGLRSLDGVRDPALLEPALLGFMLRVAAVVLLLTLVATLGMEPPARRSSGRSQASSRDDAITLRQSWALVTSSRQVLVFFLFLVLFTLALFLQDPILESYGADVFGMPIAATASLNALWGIGTLAGLLLAGLWIVPRLGKLATARLGCQLILASLLLLLVSGMVAQIPLLRIVMVLFGLAAGIGTNSALVLMLDLTLPEAAGTFVGVWGLAQAMSRALGKVIGGGLLDLGRWLQQLFPLPPGPFPPYALVLGVEALVALVALAVLSRVNLRQFREDTGRSLSKVLALEIG from the coding sequence CTGAGGGTGGCCAGCGACCGCCCCCAGCTTGCCCAGACCGGCTCACTGGGCCTGGCCGGCACCCTGCGGCTCGGCTTGTTCCAGGGTTGCCTGGGCTGCCTGGCCGTGATCTTCGCCGGCATGCTCAACCGCGTGATGATCAGCGAGCTGGGGTTTCCTGCCCTGTGGGTGGGAGGCGCCCTGGCCTTTGAGCAGTTCGTGGCCCCAGCCAGGGTGCTGGTGGGGCAGGTGTCGGATGGCTATCCCCTGGCCGGCCGCCACCGGCTGCCCTACATCTGGCTGGGCAGTCTGGCCTTCTGCGGCCTGGCGGTGCTCTCCATCCCCCTGATCTTCCAGGTGGCCGCCTTGCTGCAGGCCGATGATTCCTCCCGGCTGGCCGGTGGGGTTCTCGCCCTGTGCGGGCTGTTCGCCGCCTATGGCCTGGCGATTTCGCTGGCCTCCACGCCCTACCTGGCCCTGGTGATCGATCGCACCACCGAGCAGGAGCGGCCCAGGGCGGTGGGGATCATCTGGTGCCTGCTCACCGTGGGGATCGTGGTGGGGGCCATCAGCATCGCCATCGGCCTGCGCAGTCTGGATGGGGTGCGGGATCCGGCCCTGCTCGAGCCTGCGCTGCTCGGCTTCATGCTGCGGGTGGCGGCTGTGGTGCTGCTGCTCACGCTGGTGGCCACCCTGGGCATGGAGCCGCCGGCCCGCCGCAGCAGCGGCCGCAGCCAGGCCAGCTCCCGCGACGACGCCATCACCCTGCGGCAGTCCTGGGCCCTGGTCACCTCGAGCCGCCAGGTGCTGGTGTTTTTCCTCTTTCTGGTGCTGTTCACGCTGGCGCTGTTTCTGCAGGACCCGATCCTCGAGAGCTACGGCGCCGACGTGTTCGGCATGCCGATCGCCGCCACGGCGTCCCTGAATGCCCTGTGGGGCATCGGCACCCTGGCGGGACTGCTGCTGGCGGGCCTCTGGATCGTGCCCCGGCTCGGCAAGCTCGCCACGGCGCGGCTGGGCTGTCAGCTCATCCTGGCCAGCCTGCTGCTGCTGCTGGTGAGCGGGATGGTGGCCCAGATCCCCCTGCTGCGAATTGTGATGGTGCTCTTCGGCCTGGCCGCCGGCATCGGCACCAACAGCGCGCTGGTGCTGATGCTCGATCTCACCCTGCCGGAAGCCGCCGGCACCTTCGTCGGGGTCTGGGGGCTGGCCCAGGCGATGTCCCGGGCCCTGGGCAAGGTGATCGGGGGCGGACTCCTGGATCTGGGCCGTTGGTTGCAGCAGCTCTTCCCCCTCCCCCCCGGGCCTTTTCCCCCCTACGCGCTGGTGCTCGGGGTTGAAGCGCTCGTGGCCCTTGTGGCGCTTGCGGTGCTGAGCCGCGTCAATCTGCGCCAGTTCAGGGAGGATACGGGGAGAAGTCTCAGCAAGGTCCTTGCCCTCGAGATTGGATGA
- a CDS encoding inositol monophosphatase family protein encodes MTTTPTRSALDPGLVALLDRVAERQRADFGHAVSDVKADGSLITACDRWSDSTLVQGLAELYPGEGVLSEEGDKRVPLTEAFWVVDPLDGTTNFAAGIPYWAISLARFEGGRPVLAVLDVPPLRQRIVAVRGQGAWRNGKPLHPPSLQSHPAGCASLCSRSIGVLQRLPRQRFPGKIRLLGVASLNLVSVAMGQTVAALEATPKIWDLAAAWLVLTELHCSVRWLLRSPEQLEPGSDQATADYPVLAADRAETLARFMPWGEALLQLGGQEMVDPG; translated from the coding sequence ATGACCACAACCCCCACGCGCTCTGCCCTGGATCCAGGCCTGGTGGCGTTGCTCGATCGGGTGGCGGAACGGCAGCGGGCTGATTTCGGCCATGCCGTCTCCGATGTCAAGGCGGATGGGAGCCTCATCACCGCCTGTGACCGCTGGAGTGACAGCACCCTGGTGCAGGGGCTGGCGGAGCTCTACCCCGGCGAAGGGGTTCTCAGTGAGGAAGGCGACAAGCGCGTTCCCCTCACCGAGGCCTTCTGGGTGGTGGATCCCCTGGATGGCACCACGAACTTCGCGGCGGGGATTCCCTACTGGGCCATCTCGCTGGCCCGCTTCGAGGGGGGACGCCCTGTGCTGGCCGTGCTGGACGTGCCTCCCCTGCGGCAGCGCATCGTGGCGGTGCGGGGGCAGGGGGCCTGGCGCAATGGCAAACCGCTGCATCCCCCCTCCCTGCAGAGCCACCCGGCGGGCTGCGCCTCCCTCTGCAGCCGCTCGATCGGAGTGCTGCAGCGACTGCCCCGCCAGCGCTTTCCCGGCAAGATCCGGCTCCTGGGCGTGGCCAGCCTCAATCTGGTGAGCGTGGCCATGGGGCAGACGGTGGCGGCCCTCGAGGCCACGCCCAAGATCTGGGATCTGGCGGCCGCCTGGCTGGTGCTCACGGAACTGCACTGCTCGGTGCGCTGGCTGCTGCGCAGTCCGGAGCAGCTGGAGCCGGGCAGCGACCAGGCCACGGCCGACTATCCGGTTCTGGCGGCGGATCGTGCCGAGACGCTGGCGCGCTTCATGCCCTGGGGTGAGGCACTGCTGCAGCTGGGCGGGCAGGAGATGGTTGACCCCGGCTGA